Proteins from one Impatiens glandulifera chromosome 2, dImpGla2.1, whole genome shotgun sequence genomic window:
- the LOC124927275 gene encoding aconitate hydratase, cytoplasmic-like, with amino-acid sequence MFKSVYSSSALRRASRTGISSSSSFSSGSGAVASSTATHSSPAVTNQFRSFTFSSARRHVRCLSPRWSHGVDSRSPMSLTSQIRGTALASARFERMIATKASENAFKSILTSLPKPGGGEFGKFYSLPALNDPRIDKLPYSIRILLESAIRNCDNFQVTKEDVEKIIDWEKSAPKQVEIPFKPARVLLQDFTGVPAVVDLACMRDAMNKLGSDSEKINPLVPVDLVIDHSVQVDVARSENAVQANMELEFKRNKERFAFLKWGSNAFQNMLVVPPGSGIVHQVNLEYLGRVVFNSDGLLYPDSVVGTDSHTTMIDGLGVAGWGVGGIEAEAAMLGQPMSMVLPGVVGFNMSGALRDGVTATDLVLTVTQMLRKHGVVGKFVEFYGDGVGKISLADRATIANMSPEYGATMGFFPVDKVTLQYLKLTGRSDETVAMIEAYLRANNMFVDYNEPQQEKVYSSYLQLNLDDVEPCISGPKRPHDRVPLKDMKSDWHSCLESKVGFKGFAVPKEARDKVAKFSFNGQPAELKHGSVVIAAITSCTNTSNPSVMLGAGLVAKKASELGLKVKPWVKTSLAPGSGVVTKYLLQSGLQKYLNEQGFNIVGYGCTTCIGNSGELHESVGSAITKNDIVAAAVLSGNRNFEGRVHALTRANYLASPPLVVAYALAGTVDIDFKTEPIGVGKDGKDVYLSEIWPSSQEIADALQTSVVPEMFKSTYESITKGNTMWNQLSVPTSKLYSWDPNSTYIHEPPYFKNMTMDPPGPISVKDAYCLLNFGDSITTDHISPAGSIHKDSPAAKYLLERGVERENFNSYGSRRGNDEIMARGTFANIRLVNKLLNGEVGPQTIHIPTGEKLYIFDAATRYKTSGQDTIVLAGAEYGSGSSRDWAAKGPMLLGVKAVIAKSFERIHRSNLVGMGIVPLCFKAGEDADTLGLTGQERFTIDLPTKASEIRPGQDVVVRTDNGKSFTCTVRFDTEVELAYFDHGGILPYVIRQLSKQ; translated from the exons ATGTTTAAATCCGTTTACTCATCGTCTGCCCTCCGCCGGGCGTCAAGGACTGGAATCTCTTCATCGTCTTCGTTTTCTTCCGGTTCTGGAGCGGTAGCTTCTTCAACCGCCACTCATTCATCTCCAGCCGTCACCAATCAGTTCCGATCTTTTACCTTTTCTTCTGCCCGGCGTCATGTCAGATGCTTATCCCCGCGTTGGAGTCATGGAGTTGATTCTAGATCTCCGATGAGCCTCACTTCTCAGATCAGGGGTACCGCCCTTGCTTCTGCCCGCTTCGAACGGATGATCGCTACTAAGG CGTCGGAGAATGCTTTCAAGTCGATATTGACCAGTCTTCCCAAGCCTGGAGGTGGCGAATTCGGGAAATTCTATAGCTTGCCAGCCCTGAATGACCCAAGGATTG ATAAGTTGCCATACTCTATTAGGATTCTACTGGAATCAGCAATTCGTAATTGTGACAACTTTCAAGTGACAAAGGAAGATGTTGAGAAGATAATTGATTGGGAAAAAAGTGCTCCAAAACAAGTTGAAATTCCCTTTAAGCCTGCACGTGTTCTCCTCCAG GATTTTACTGGTGTGCCAGCTGTAGTTGATCTTGCTTGTATGCGTGATGCCATGAACAAACTTGGTAGTGACTCAGAGAAAATCAATCCTTTG GTTCCGGTCGATCTTGTTATTGATCATTCAGTTCAAGTTGATGTTGCAAGGTCAGAAAATGCCGTGCAGGCCAATATGGAGCTAGAGTTCAAAAGGAACAAAGAAAGATTTGCTTTTCTTAAGTGGGGATCAAATGCTTTCCAAAACATGCTTGTTGTTCCTCCAGGCTCGGGGATTGTGCATCAG GTGAATCTCGAATATCTTGGGCGTGTTGTCTTTAATTCTGATGGCTTGTTATACCCAGATAGTGTGGTGGGTACAGATTCCCACACTACAATGATTGACGGGTTAGGAGTTGCTGGCTGGGGAGTGGGAGGTATTGAAGCAGAAGCAGCAATGCTTGGCCAG CCAATGAGTATGGTATTACCTGGTGTGGTTGGGTTCAATATGTCTGGAGCTTTGCGGGATGGTGTCACAGCTACTGACTTGGTTTTGACAGTGACCCAAATGTTAAGGAAGCATGGAGTTGTTGGCAAATTTGTGGAATTTTATG GGGATGGTGTTGGTAAGATTTCATTGGCTGACAGGGCTACCATTGCCAATATGTCTCCTGAGTATGGTGCTACAATGGGGTTCTTTCCTGTTGATAAAGTCACTTTGCAATATCTAAAACTGACTGGGAGAAGCGATGAAACT GTAGCAATGATTGAAGCATATTTACGTGCAAACAATATGTTTGTAGACTATAATGAG CCTCAACAAGAAAAAGTGTACTCGTCTTATCTACAACTAAACCTTGATGATGTTGAACCCTGTATATCTGGTCCTAAGAG GCCTCATGACCGCGTTCCACTCAAAGATATGAAGTCCGATTGGCATTCTTGCCTAGAAAGCAAAGTTGGATTCAAG GGTTTTGCTGTTCCAAAAGAGGCACGGGATAAGGTTGCTAAATTCTCATTTAATGGGCAGCCTGCTGAGCTCAAGCATGGTAGTGTTGTAATTGCTGCTATAACGAGTTGCACAAACACATCAAATCCTAGTGTCATGCTTGGTGCTGGTCTTGTTGCCAAAAAGGCTTCTGAACTGGGACTGAAG GTGAAGCCATGGGTAAAGACAAGTCTTGCCCCAGGTTCTGGTGTTGTAACAAAATATTTGCTCCAAAG TGGACTGCAGAAGTACTTGAATGAGCAAGGATTCAATATTGTGGGGTATGGCTGCACAACATGTATAGGAAATTCTGGGGAGTTGCATGAATCAGTTGGTTCCGCAATAACAAAAAATG ACATTGTAGCAGCTGCTGTTCTCTCTGGGAACAGGAATTTTGAGGGTCGTGTTCATGCACTTACAAGAGCCAATTATCTTGCTTCACCTCCTCTAGTAGTTGCTTATGCCCTGGCTGGAACT GTTGATATTGACTTCAAGACTGAGCCTATTGGAGTTGGAAAGGATGGCAAAGATGTCTATCTTAGTGAGATCTGGCCATCTTCACAAGAGATAGCCGAT GCTCTTCAAACTTCTGTCGTGCCTGAAATGTTCAAAAGCACTTATGAATCTATCACAAAGGGGAATACCATGTGGAACCAGCTATCAGTTCCAACTTCTAAACTGTATTCATGGGATCCAAATTCTACCTACATTCATGAACCACCGTACTTCAAGAACATGACAATGGACCCTCCCGGGCCAATTTCAGTGAAGGATGCCTACTGTTTATTGAACTTTGGTGACAGTATTACGACCGACCACATTTCTCCAGCGGGAAGCATTCACAAGGACAGTCCAGCTGCTAAATATCTTCTGGAGCGTGGGGTGGAAAGGGAGAACTTCAATTCATATGGAAGTCGTCGTGGGAATGATGAAATCATGGCAAGAGGAACTTTTGCAAATATTCGTCTTGTCAACAAGTTGTTGAATGGGGAAGTTGGTCCTCAGACGATCCATATTCCCACAGGAGAGAAGCTTTACATATTTGATGCTGCAACT AGGTACAAGACCTCCGGACAAGATACCATAGTTTTGGCTGGAGCTGAGTATGGAAGTGGAAGCTCTCGTGATTGGGCTGCTAAGGGACCCATGTTGCTG GGAGTTAAGGCAGTTATAGCAAAGAGTTTCGAGAGGATCCATCGCAGCAATCTAGTTGGGATGGGCATCGTTCCACTCTGCTTCAAGGCTGGTGAAGATGCAGACACTCTCGGATTGACTGGTCAGGAACGTTTCACCATTGATCTTCCCACCAAAGCTAGTGAGATCAGGCCCGGTCAAGATGTCGTTGTGAGAACCGACAATGGGAAGAGTTTCACCTGCACGGTTCGCTTTGATACTGAG GTGGAATTGGCTTATTTCGACCATGGTGGTATTCTGCCTTACGTTATCAGGCAATTGAGTAAGCAGTGA
- the LOC124926929 gene encoding HMG1/2-like protein isoform X1, with protein MRAPTAGSVAHKKLDSSLVKKLKADTGMKKEKVKKKKDSGAPKRPPSAFFVFMDDFRKTYKENFPENKSVANVTKAGGAKWKTMSEPDKATYIATAAKKKVEYDKLKEEFNRKQTSSNMNVISEDYSRSTSEVSNEIEQEGSS; from the exons ATGAGAGCACCAACAGCCGGCTCCGTTGCTCATAAGAAGCTTGATTCATC GTTGGTGAAGAAACTCAAAGCTGATACAGGCATGAAGAAGGAGAAGGTCAAAaagaagaaggattctggagCTCCAAAGCGTCCTCCGTCTGCCTTCTTCGTCTTCAT GGATGACTTTAGGAAGACATACAAGGAGAATTTTCCAGAAAACAAGTCTGTTGCAAAT GTGACAAAAGCTGGCGGTGCCAAATGGAAAACAATGTCTGAACCT GACAAAGCTACATACATTGCAACTGCAGCTAAGAAGAAGGTAGAGTATGACAAACTGAAGGAAGAGTTCAACAGGAAACAG ACTAGCAGCAACATGAATGTTATATCTGAGGATTATTCAAGATCAACTTCTGAGGTCAGCAATGAGATTGAGCAGGAAGGCAGCTCTTAG
- the LOC124926929 gene encoding HMG1/2-like protein isoform X2 codes for MRAPTAGSVAHKKLDSSLVKKLKADTGMKKEKVKKKKDSGAPKRPPSAFFVFMDDFRKTYKENFPENKSVANDKATYIATAAKKKVEYDKLKEEFNRKQTSSNMNVISEDYSRSTSEVSNEIEQEGSS; via the exons ATGAGAGCACCAACAGCCGGCTCCGTTGCTCATAAGAAGCTTGATTCATC GTTGGTGAAGAAACTCAAAGCTGATACAGGCATGAAGAAGGAGAAGGTCAAAaagaagaaggattctggagCTCCAAAGCGTCCTCCGTCTGCCTTCTTCGTCTTCAT GGATGACTTTAGGAAGACATACAAGGAGAATTTTCCAGAAAACAAGTCTGTTGCAAAT GACAAAGCTACATACATTGCAACTGCAGCTAAGAAGAAGGTAGAGTATGACAAACTGAAGGAAGAGTTCAACAGGAAACAG ACTAGCAGCAACATGAATGTTATATCTGAGGATTATTCAAGATCAACTTCTGAGGTCAGCAATGAGATTGAGCAGGAAGGCAGCTCTTAG
- the LOC124926930 gene encoding uncharacterized protein LOC124926930, whose amino-acid sequence MSSGSNTSSSSSTRPVPRRESPWGTPEGREPKAHRCNDRAEDVIQACFEGNPFKTVPGPFKLFYQCMRSKPGEEPIEPFYYLEYDPPTREVKLE is encoded by the exons ATGAGCAGCGGCAGCAACACAAGCAGTAGTAGTAGTACGAGACCCGTACCTAGGAGAGAAAGTCCATGGGGAACGCCGGAGGGACGAGAACCAAAGGCCCACAGATGCAACGATCGAGCTGAAGATGTCATCCAG gctTGCTTTGAGGGCAACCCATTCAAGACCGTACCTGGGCCTTTCAAGTTGTTCTATCAATGTATGCGTTCCAAACCCGG GGAAGAACCAATTGAACCATTCTACTATTTGGAGTACGATCCACCAACAAGGGAAGTCAAACTTGAATAA
- the LOC124926427 gene encoding cathepsin B-like protease 2, producing the protein MNPKFYNFTVSQFKRLLGVKPTPAHAFRGIPIVVHPRTSDLPAEFDARTAWPQCHTIGRILDQGHCGSCWAFGAVESLSDRFCIQYNMNISLSVNDILACCGFLCGSGCDGGYPIYAWRYFKHHGVVTEECDPYFDSTGCSHPGCEPAYDTPKCSRKCVNTNMLWKKSKHFSVSAYRVGSDPHSIMAEVYKNGPVEVAFTVYEDFAHYKSGVYKHITGDVMGGHAVKLIGWGTSADGEDYWLLANQWNTGWGDVSSVCWLLGFS; encoded by the exons ATGAAtcctaaattttataatttcaca GTTAGCCAATTTAAGCGTCTTCTTGGTGTGAAACCTACACCTGCACATGCTTTTAGGGGAATTCCAATTGTTGTTCATCCAAGAACTTCAGATTTGCCAGCTGAATTTGATGCTAGAACAGCTTGGCCTCAATGTCACACAATTGGAAGAATTCTTG ATCAG GGTCATTGTGGTTCTTGTTGGGCTTTTGGTGCTGTTGAATCCCTATCTGATCGTTTTTGTATCCAATACAACATG AATATATCACTCTCTGTGAATGATATTCTTGCTTGCTGTGGATTTTTGTGCGGTAGCGGTTGTGATGGCGGTTATCCTATTTATGCTTGGAGATACTTTAAGCATcatggtgttgtcacagaagag TGTGACCCTTATTTCGATAGTACTGGTTGCTCCCACCCGGGATGTGAACCTGCATATGACACTCCCAAGTGTTCGAGAAAGTGTGTAAACACAAACATGCTCTGGAAGAAATCAAAGCACTTCAGTGTCAGCGCATACAGAGTCGGTTCAGACCCACACAGTATTATGGCAGAAGTTTACAAGAACGGACCAGTAGAAGTTGCCTTCACTGTTTATGAG GATTTTGCGCACTACAAATCAGGAGTTTACAAACACATAACGGGTGATGTTATGGGTGGTCATGCTGTGAAGCTGATTGGATGGGGAACTTCTGCTGATGGGGAAGACTATTGG CTTCTAGCAAATCAATGGAACACAGGCTGGGGAGATGTGAGTTCTGTTTGTTGGTTACTTGGTTTTAGTTGA
- the LOC124926908 gene encoding sigma intracellular receptor 2-like, which translates to MGAIVTTIVDVILLLFFTIIAVAAPLLDAQTFLSPHYFPEILVDFKLWYAREFGDYLVVDKPHFFVGLVWLELFLQWPLALANIYGILAGKSWLHTTCLIYGVSTFTSMVAILSEIVGSPKSSDKLIKTYAPFIGFATLAILRGLFSQPIKSTIIGRRPFLNRKKKA; encoded by the exons atGGGGGCCATAGTTACTACTATTGTAGATGTAATACTGTTGTTATTCTTCACGATCATCGCTGTGGCAGCGCCTCTCCTCGACGCCCAGACTTTTCTATCGCCGCACTACTTCCCTGAGATTCTCGTCGACTTTAAACTCTGGTATGCCCGTGAATTCGGCGATTATTTGGTCGTCGATAAGCCCCATTTCTTTGTCGGCCTTGTTTGGCTCGAGCTCTTCCTTCAGTGGCCTCTGGCGCTCGCCAATATCTATGGCATTCTTGCTGGCAAATCCTGGTTGCACACCACCTGTTTGATCTATGGTGTCTCCACTTTCACTTCCATg gtTGCTATACTGTCTGAAATAGTTGGTTCTCCAAAGTCATCAGATAAGCTAATAAAGACATATGCCCCTTTCATTGGATTTGCGACTCTAGCCATCTTGAGGGGCCTATTTTCACAACCTATCAAGAGCACCATAATTGGAAGAAGACCTTTTCTCAATAGGAAAAAGAAAGCTTGA
- the LOC124927660 gene encoding delta-1-pyrroline-5-carboxylate synthase-like, producing the protein MDSARSLLNNVKRVVIKMGTAIVTRDDGRLAIGRVGAIFEQIEELSSQGFEIILVSSGAVGAGRQRLRYRRLVHSSFADLQKPQLEIDGKACAAVGQNGLMAVYDNLFSQLDMTSSQLLVTDIDFKDPDFREQLSETVDTLLALKSIPIFNENDAISTRRAPYTDSSGIFWDNDSLAALLALELKADLLLLLTDVDGLYSGPPNDPNSKLIHTYVKQKHEGEITFGDKSRVGRGGMHAKVKAAINTALSGTPVIIASGFVPQNITKAINGECVGTLFHEEAHLWVPDVNDVNGREMAVAAHECSRKLRGLSSEERRKLLLDIADALEANESLINAENQVDVYTAETRCYDKSLTSCLILKPGKVSALAKSIRVIADMEEPIGCILRKMELADGLILEKKTHPLGVLLVIFESRPDVLVQIASLAIKSGNGLLLKGGKEANHTNAILHKVITEAIPDSVGKMLIGLVTSRDEVSDLLKLDDVIDLVIPKGSNKLVSHIKESTKIPVLGHSDGICHVYVDKSAKMDMAEKIILDAKLDYPAACNAMETLLVHADLAANGELQKLVEELQLEGVHLYGGPKATGLLNIDEAETLHHEYSSRACTIEIVDDVHAAIDHIHQHGSNHSDCIIAEDKEVAEYFLSQVDSAAVFHNASTRFCDGARFGLGTEVGISTSKIHARGPVGVEGLLTTRWIVRGNGQVVDGDKGVVYTHKNLSLNFE; encoded by the exons ATGGATTCTGCTCGTAGCTTACTCAACAACGTTAAACGTGTCGTCATTAAG ATGGGGACAGCAATCGTGACACGGGACGATGGACGACTGGCCATCGGCCGAGTAGGTGCTATCTTTGAGCAG ATTGAAGAGCTCAGTTCTCAAGGATTTGAGATCATCTTAGTGTCCTCAGGTGCTGTCGGAGCTGGCCGCCAAAGGCTTCGATATAGAAGATTGGTCCATAGCAG TTTTGCGGATCTCCAAAAACCACAGCTTGAGATAGACGGGAAGGCATGTGCGGCTGTTGGGCAGAACGGGCTTATGGCGGTTTATGACAATTTATTCAGCCAG CTGGACATGACCTCTTCTCAGCTTCTGGTGACCGATATTGACTTCAAGGATCCAGATTTCAGAGAACAGCTTTCTGAAACAGTTGACACTTTACTAGCGTTGAAAAGCATTCCCATTTTCAATGAAAACGACGCTATAAGTACTAGGAGAGCTCCTTACACT GATTCTTCTGGTATATTCTGGGACAACGACAGTTTGGCTGCCTTACTGGCCCTGGAATTGAAAGCCGACCTACTTCTTCTACTGACGGATGTGGATGGCCTTTACAGCGGTCCACCTAATGATCCGAATTCTAAGCTGATCCATACTTACGTTAAGCAAAAGCACGAAGGGGAAATCACGTTTGGGGATAAATCCAGAGTGGGAAGAGGAGGCATGCATGCGAAAGTCAAAGCTGCCATCAATACTGCTCTTTCGGGTACCCCTGTTATTATTGCCAG TGGCTTTGTGCCGCAGAATATCACAAAGGCAATAAACGGGGAATGTGTTGGCACTCTCTTTCATGAAGAAGCGCATTTGTGGGTTCCTGACGTTAATGATGTTAATGGTCGAGAGATGGCTGTTGCAGCTCATGAGTGTTCTAGAAAGCTTCGGGGATTATCTTCAGAAGAGAGAAGGAAACTTCTGTTAGATATAGCTGATGCCTTGGAGGCAAATGAAAGCTTAATCAATGCGGAGAATCAAGTAGATGTTTACACTGCTGAGACACGCTGTTATGACAAGTCGCTGACATCGTGTTTGATCCTGAAACCTGGGAAG GTATCTGCCCTAGCAAAATCTATACGAGTGATTGCTGACATGGAAGAACCAATAGGCTGCATATTGCGGAAGATGGAG CTTGCAGATGGACTCATCTTGGAGAAGAAAACACATCCTTTGGGAGTTCTACTAGTCATCTTTGAGTCTCGACCAGATGTGTTAGTACAG ATTGCTTCACTGGCAATCAAGAGTGGAAATGGACTACTGTTGAAAGGTGGGAAAGAAGCTAACCATACAAATGCAATCTTACACAAG GTTATAACAGAGGCAATCCCGGATTCTGTGGGGAAAATGCTCATTGGCCTCGTGACTTCAAGAGATGAAGTTTCTGACCTGCTTAAG CTTGATGATGTGATTGATCTTGTGATCCCTAAAGGAAGCAACAAACTAGTTTCTCACATAAAAGAGTCCACAAAAATCCCAGTTCTGGGTCATtctg ATGGAATATGCCATGTTTATGTCGACAAGTCAGCAAAGATGGATATGGCTGAGAAGATCATCTTGGATGCAAAGTTGGATTACCCGGCAGCTTGTAATGCTATG GAAACACTGCTAGTTCACGCTGACTTGGCTGCCAACGGTGAGCTACAGAAGCTTGTTGAAGAGCTCCAATTGGAAG GTGTTCATCTGTATGGTGGACCAAAAGCAACTGGTTTACTGAATATCGATGAAGCAGAGACACTACATCATGAGTATAGTTCAAGGGCTTGCACCATTGAAATAGTAGATGATGTGCATGCTGCTATCGATCATATCCATCAGCATGGAAG CAACCATAGTGACTGCATCATAGCTGAGGACAAGGAAGTTGCTGAATATTTCCTGAGTCAAGTAGACAG TGCAGCAGTTTTCCATAATGCAAGTACAAGATTCTGTGATGGAGCTCGGTTTGGACTAGGAACAGAG GTTGGGATAAGCACAAGCAAAATCCATGCACGCGGCCCTGTTGGAGTTGAAGGACTCTTAACGACAAGATG GATTGTAAGAGGCAATGGGCAAGTGGTAGATGGAGATAAAGGGGTTGTTTATACCCACAAAAACCTAAGCCTTAACTTTGAGTGA